Part of the Virgibacillus necropolis genome, GGAATAGTGCTTAGGTTTGGAAGAAGCATGATAGCAGAACCTAAAACACCAATAACCATAATCCCAATCAAAACTACAATAATACGCTCGAATACTCTATATCTACTGAACCAAATTAAAGTAAACCCTAGCACAGAATGGAGAATAGCCCATGCCCACACAGGCATGATTGGAAACATGGTGTACATCATAAGGCCACATGCTGTAGCGATTGCTGCACCATAGATAAGGCCAAACAGTGAGACGTAGACAAAAAAGTAACCCATTGTCCATTTTCCTAGCGATCGCCATCCTTCTATAATGGTTTGACCTGTGGCTAAGGTCCACCTACCAACACCTTCTGTAACTGCAAACTTCAGAAAGGCGCCAATAATCACTGCCCATACAAGCGCCATACCGAATTCTGCTCCAGCAACGATAGACGTAACAAGGTCACCAGCCCCAATTCCAGTGGCAGCTAGTACAATTCCTGGCCCTATAACAAATAACTTTTTCTTGCCCTTGTTTGGTAGCGCCGTACTGGTAGACTCTATATCATACTTTTTTTCTCCCATTAAATTACCTCCGTTTATTTTAAGAGCAGACTAGTTGCTTAGTTTCGCCAAGATTAAATGTACAATTTACTTAATACTAACCTTTACTTTGTTAATTCCTATGACGTTCTTTAGCCTCCATTCTATTTGATGAATTTTAAACACCTTCCGACGGTCATTCGTTTGTTATATAGCCATTATGTAAGCGTTATCATATATGTAAAATTAAAACAGAACTAAGAGAATAAATCAATGGTATATGCAAAATTCCCATTATACAAAATATTTATAAATGAAATTGGCAAATATAATAATACGTTGGCCTTGTTCAATGGAATAAATTCTTTGACGGGCAGAAAACCTTCACTGAATGAAGCTTCACTTTATAAAATTCTTACCACCATCATTTCTGTTCCAATCAGTTATCCGTATTTTTTCTCCAATTCTACCCATCCTAATTGTAAGTTTATAAAAGTGTGTGTTCAAAAAATCGCCGAATTAGAAATAAGAAGGTCGAGGCACGAGAGTTTTGAGGACCGGACTTGCGCGTGTTGTGCTGACTTCTACATACATATGCCCTTAATACGTGAGGACCGGAAAAACCGAGTAACGAAGAGATTCGACATTTATCATTTGGTGACTTTTTGAATATCCTCTAATAACACAAAAAATTATGAAAAATATTTTGCGGAAAGTTTTTATTTCAGTTATGGTCATTACATGGTAGGTACACCTAGTGTAGGTTTTGCATCATCGTCTAATTCAGAAAATGTAGTTGAAAAATTTGATCTCGAACTATAAATTGGTGTGGGATAAGTCATTAAATCTTTCAACCGTGGTTTTTTAGTTTTAAAAGTGATAGATTTTTCTATTTACATGAATATTAATGTGATTTAAACTAAGTTTGTATGTAAAAAATGAGAGGGGGGAAGAGATGTTATGAAAAAGATTTTTGGTATTGTTATAGCTATTGTAATGCTACTAATGGTAATACCTTCAAATGCGTCTGCATGTTCTTCTTATATTGATTGTGATGGAAATGATGGACCCGAAAGAATTGTACTTGGTTCGTACACTTTAACGGAGCAACAAACAAGTCAACTTGCAACTAATATGAAAATACTGTCTGGAGCAAGTGCGACAATAACAAATGCTGCAGCCTCATATGCAGGTGAGACAATATTACGTAGGTATGGCTATAGTTTTGGTCCTTACGGTACAATTGCAGCACTAGCAGCATCTTTGTCAGGAATTGCTGTGGCAGATAGCGCAGTTATATTTGCTGGAGAGAACGGTTATAGAATTAGAGTAACTATGACAGATTACAAAAATTACCATACCTCTTATTCGACTCAAGTAGATTATACAATTGTTTTTTAAAACACTGATTCAGAATCAAAAGTTCTCTAATTCAATATAGATTAGGGAACTTTTTTTGTAGTTATTAATCTTTGCTTATAATTCAACAAATAATAATGCTTAATTGTTTTTGGTCATTCTATAAATGCTTCTAATTATTGGTATACTCATTATTAAGGGAAAAAGAATATTAAACCATATAGGTGGCTCAAAAAGTATAACATTATAAATAATTATAAGAGCTGCAATCCAAAGAATAATGTTAGCTATTAAATTGTGTTTTTCAGATTTAAGCATTGAAATCACTTCCTTTGTTTATTTTGTTCTTTAAAGTTTGTAGAAGCTTATTATCAACACGTTTAGGTTTATATCCTATCCTGAGGTTTTTTTTGCTCTTGTTCAGTTTGGCAGTATGGGCAGTTCATGATTCATCATTCGTTTTATCATTGTAATAATTAAGTATAAGGCTTTTTTTATGTTCATTACCTTTCATCATTACATCTGGAGATACTTGATAAACACTTCTTTTTACTTGTTTTATAAATTCATTTTCTTGTAACTTTTTCATGATTCTGGAGACTGTATCAAGTGACACATTACAGCCTTTTGCTATATCTCTTTGACTACCTATAAATATATTATTAGCTTGCTCTGTGTTTTCTAATATGTAAATGAATACATCTACTTGTTTGCTATCTAATACTCCTGAAATTTGTAGGAAATCCATTAAATATATCTTCCGAAAATGTTTTTGTCCGTATGCTCTTTTAGTAATTTGTTCCGCTTTAATTTTCTCTCCTGTTTCTTCATTAATATATGTTTTTGATTTCTTACCTAGTAATGTTTGTGTTTCTGAATGATATTCCATATTCCTATCCATATAATTTTCATCTCCTTGATCTTTTATATTCAATATACTTGTAACACTTTTTTATGTCAATATGTTCTGAAAAAATCATTACAATAGTACCGAAATTTCGGTATATGTAAAATTTCTAAAACTCATTGCTTTTGACTTTTCCATGCATCAGCATGGATCAGCGATAGCTGACTAGCCCTCCGTAGGAGCACACGATTTAATGACTTATGTAAATAAGTCCAGTGTCTTAGACTTAGAGAATAATAGAATCTCTACAAAGTTAACATAGGGGCATGACGAGAGTGTCATATTCGATAATTCACGTATCTGGTGAAGCATTGATACAAACATATCATTTCGATCGAAAAGAACACCAACTATATATTGATAAAATTATCAAACGGTTCATGAATCCACATATTTCAGATGAGGTTACAAGAGTAGGCCGTGGTCCAATCCGTAAGCTCGGATCACGTGATCGTTTAATCCGTCCAGCTAGCCTTTATATAGAAACAACAGATAAACAACCAACCTACCTTGCAAAAACAATCGCTGCCGTTTTGGAATACAAACACGAAGAAGACGAGGAAGCAGTTAAGCTACAAGAAATGATTGCTGAACACGGATACGAAAAAACATTACAAACTGTGTCCGGATTAGATGCTGGTCATCTATTAACCGCTGTTATCTTAAACGAGTTAGAAGAAATTAAAGGATTAAAAGGCTGAAACCTTTAGTTTTAAAATTATTCTTGCAATAACAAAGTTAATTCCGTATAATAACGTTAACATTTAAAAGACTTAGATGAGGAAAAGTAGGATTTACCGTTTTTTAAAAGAGAGCTTCAGGAGCTGAAACGAAGCAAAAATGTGGATCTGAATAATGGCCTCGGAGTTTCGTGCTGAACATATCGATGATAGTAGTAGGTTCCGACGGGATTTGGTACTCGTTATCAATACCACAGTATAAAGAGAGTTTTATGAGAAACTCACGTACTTGATGAGGCTGTATGTGTGAGCATACAGTAAAGTAAGGTGGTACCACGTTAATTTAAACCACGTCCTTACCGTTTATTCGGCGAGGGCGTGGTTTTTTAATTTTTTCAAAAACAACACATAGATGGAGGAATTCAAACATGGGAAAAAATTTAGTTATACAAACAGACTTCGGCCTTAGTGATGGTGCGGTAAGTGCAATGTATGGGGTAGCGATTTCTGTGAACCCTACTATTCGAATTTTTGATCTAACACATGATATTCCACAATACAATATTTGGGAGGCTTCTTATCGACTGTATCAAACGATTACCTATTGGCCAGAAGATACGGTATTTGTTTCAGTTGTTGATCCGGGGGTGGGAACTGATCGCCTAAGTATTGTGGTAAAAACAGTAGATAACCAATATATTGTAACACCAGACAATGGTACGTTAACACATATTAAAAAACATATCGGAATCAGTGAAGCGCGTATAATTGATGAGAGCCGCAATCGCTTACCAAGGTCAGGGGAGTCTTACACATTTCATGGCCGAGATGTTTACGCGTATACAGCTGCGCGTTTGGCGTCAAATGTTATTTCTTTTGAGGAGGTTGGGCCAAGTATTGATGTAGGTGAGATTGTAGAATTGTCCAAAACAATAGCAAGTATTGAGAAAGGAGTAATTATAGGAAATATTGATATTCTTGATATTCGATTTGGTAATCTATGGACGAATATTGGCCGTGAATTGTTTGAAGAAAGTGGTATTAAATATGGCGAATCTCTTGAAGTTACAATATCGAATAGTACGAATCAACTATACAAAAATAGTATGACATTTGGACGTTCGTTTGCGGATAGTCATTTGGGAGAACCGTTGCTTTTCGTGAATTCATTAGATAAATTAGGAGTAGCAATTAACCAAGGTTCGTTCGCAAAAGCTTACGATATTGGGACGGGAGCAAACTGGAAAGTTTCTATTCGAAGGGTTCCGAAAAGGGGCTAAACAAGGGATTAAGTAGTTTAAACATGAGTTCACCAAATGCGAACATTCATTCTCGTTTTGCTATTATTCTACATAGAATTATGGTAAAATAAGATTAGCAGCTACATAGGTATTGTGGGCGGTTGGCCATCTTCCTAATTTCTTAAGTCCCTTAAGAGGGGAGGTGTTAGGATGACGACATTTGAAGCATTAAGTTTAGTAGCACAATTTGGTTTAGTCCAAATAGCTACTATTACTTTAATTGTAACTTTTGTCGTTTACCTAAACCAAAAGAAGTAACCGCCCCCAACCAGGTCGCGTTTACTTCTTTAGGTGATTTACAGCTAGATCGTTGGCCAACTGCTCTTAATGCAGTTAGTGGTTGCTGGTGGCCGAGTAGTTATCGCTACTCGGTACCTTATTATAAGTATAGTATAGTTTCAAATAATTATACTGTCAATGTGCTTGTTTTTATCAAGCCGACTGTCCTTGACAGGATTACCATGCGGTTGAGAGCCATACTGTTTTCAGCAGAAAACCTTCTATTATATATTACATCGTCACCAAATAAAAACTGGTGGCGCTTTTTTATTTTTAAGTATGTGCCACCTTTTCCACCTTCCATTCGATTGTAATGGTGAAAGGAGGTGAGACACATGGCTACAGCAAATATGGTGAACTCAACGCTTCGTTTAATTTTCAGCGAAGGAGTTGACGCTATCTCAGGGAAGGAAGTATTTAAAACAAAGAGCTTCAGTAACGTCAAAACGGCAGCAACAGCGGATCAGTTATACGCAATCTCAATTTTACTTGAACCATTGCAACAGCGTTTACTTTTTAAAATTGAACGTAACGACAGCTCCGAGTTACGTCAGGCGTAACAACATCCAAATTTGGTAGAAAGGAGGGATTCCGATGGCGAAAAAATTAGAATTGAAGTTTGAGAATCAAGACGGCAAAGTGGTAACCTACACACTTGATAATCCAGTTGAACCAGTAGATGCTGTCGCAGTACAAGCTGCAATGGATGGAATCATCACCCAAAACGCATTCACTTCATCTGGCGGCGATCTTGTAGCTAAAAAGAGTGCTCGTATTGTTGAGCGTAATGTACTAGATATTGAATTAGTTTAATGAAAAAGACCAGCGACATGAATAGTATTCTGGCGCTGGTCTTAACTATATAGGTAGGGGGAGGCTGTGTCCCAAGTTTGGTTAGTGTCTCCCGAGTTCGAGGTGCTGTGTCCCGAGTTTGGTAAGATGTCGCCTGTGTTTGAGGAGTTGTGTCCCGAGTTTGTGCAGTTCTGTCCCGAGTTCACTCGATTCCCGCCTGAGTTGACCTTACCAACCTGATTTTCATTAACTTAGAGAGGAGAAAAGCAAATGGAAACCTGGATGTCATTCGTAACCGAAGTTGGCTTTCCGATTGTGGTAACTTTTTACTTGCTTCATCGCATTGAAGGAAAGCTCAATGACTTAATCGAATCAATCCACACATTGCCTGATAAGATGGGTGGTTAACAAGAGAGAACTTCGGCTGCGGCTGGAGTTTTTTTATGGTGAAAAAATAATTGAATAAAGTTGATCGGGCAAGCCGAAAAGTCGATCCGCAGCACTCTGAAGTTGATCGTCTAGAGTAGAAAGTCAATCCGTAGCGCTCTGAAGTCGATCGTCATGCTTCTGAGTTTGGACAACTCCCCCTCAAGCAAGAACCTGAAAATATGGTGAAAATATCCACCCGCGCCCTGGTTTTCTCATTATTAAAAATTTGCATAATTATGTACAGTTCCAAAAACATTTTGTATAATCTTACTAACGGTCTACTAAAGGAAGTTCTCCGTAAATCAAATTCACATCATTAATGGAGGAAAGTATATGAATGATAAAATCCAGCAACATCTTTCACAAATTGAAAAAGAAATAATACATATTAGACGGCATTTACATCAACATCCGGAGATAAGTAATCACGAGGTAGAAACGTCAAAATTAATTCAACATAAATTAGCTGGGTTTGGCATCCCTTTTGAAACTGGATTTGCAAAGACTGGTGTACTTGGTATTATCCAAGGTGATAAACCAGGAAAAACGGTAGCGCTTCGTGCAGATATGGATGCATTACCAATTCAGGAGTTAAATGACCATGCGTATACTTCCATACATGATAATGCTATGCATGCATGTGGTCATGATGCACATACAGCCATGTTGCTTGGGGCTGGGTATATCTTGAGTAAAATGAAAGAATACATCCATGGTACTGTTTTACTTGTTTTCCAACCAGCCGAGGAGAATTCGCCAATTGGGGGAGCTAAGGTCATGTTGGATGATGGTGTTTTTGACACATATAAACCAGATGTAATTTATGGACAACATGTCTGGCCAAATCTTCCAGTAGGGACCATGGGAATTCGCGATACCAAAATGATGGGTGCTACCGATCGCTTTAAATTGGTGATCAGAGGTAAAGGCGGTCATGCTAGTATGCCACATCAAACAAGTGATTCTGTTGTAACTGCTGGGCATATGATAACGAGTTTGCAAACGGTGGTTAGCCGTAATGTCGATCCACTGGAAGCGTCAGTTCTAACCATCGCAAAAATAGAAGGTGGAAGTACGCACAACGTAATTACAGATTGCGTAATTCTAGAAGGGTCTATCAGATCTTACTCATCAGACGTGAAAAAAACGCTTAAGGAACGCTTTCATACAATTGTAGATCACACAGCCTCCATGTTTGAAGCTGATGTGGAGATTGATTATTTGGATGGTTATCCTGCAACGATCAATACACCTGAATGGGCAGCATTGGCACGAACTTCAGCACAAAAAGTCTTGGGGGAAGATGCAACACCAGAAGTTGAACCATCACTTGCCGGAGAAGACTTTAGTCGATTTTTACAAAAATATCCAGGAGCTTTTATCTGGCTTGGAACCCAAATTGAAAATAAAGAAGAACAGAAGGCCCTTCACAATCCTCGGTTTCAACTAAATGAAGATGCGTTACCAAATGGAAGTGCATTCTTCGTTCAATTAGCGCTAGATACGTTAGAAAAGTTAGGAGAGGAATGATTTAATGCCAGACAAATTTGTAGGAAAAATGGTACCAACTTTAACAGAGTGGCGGCGGACATTTCATCAGTATCCAGAGCTTGGTTTTATGGAATATGTAACGACATATAAGCTTGGAAGGCAGCTAGAAGAACTAGGATTTAACGTGCATATTGGGAAAGATGTTTTGAAAAAAGAATCAAGGTTAGGACTACCTTCTGATGCTGAACTGCGAACGCAAGAAGAGGAAGCGTTGAAGCACGGCGTTGACGCGACATGGCTTGAAAAGATGCGTGGTGGCTTCACTGGGCTTGTGGCTACATGGGATGCAGAACACGACGGAGACCATGTTGCTTTTCGGTACGATATCGACGCCCTGCCGATTAACGAAGCAAAGGACAATCAACATATTCCCTATCAAGACGGCTTTGTTTCTACAAATGATAATATCATGCACGCTTGTGGTCATGATGGTCACATGACTATTGGTCTTGGTGTAGCCACATTTATTGCAGAAAATCACAAGGATCTAAAAGGTCGATTTACCTTGCTTTTTCAACCAGCTGAAGAAGGTGGAAGAGGGGCAAAGGCGATGACTGAAAATGGTTGGCTGGATGAAGTGGATTATTTTTACACTGGCCATATTGGAATCAGTTCACTTCCCATTGGAACAATTGCCGCTACAATAAAGGGGTTTTTAGCAACGACCAAATTAAATGCCAATTTTTCTGGTGTTGC contains:
- a CDS encoding YvrJ family protein, translated to METWMSFVTEVGFPIVVTFYLLHRIEGKLNDLIESIHTLPDKMGG
- a CDS encoding DUF2922 domain-containing protein; amino-acid sequence: MAKKLELKFENQDGKVVTYTLDNPVEPVDAVAVQAAMDGIITQNAFTSSGGDLVAKKSARIVERNVLDIELV
- a CDS encoding SAM hydrolase/SAM-dependent halogenase family protein; translation: MGKNLVIQTDFGLSDGAVSAMYGVAISVNPTIRIFDLTHDIPQYNIWEASYRLYQTITYWPEDTVFVSVVDPGVGTDRLSIVVKTVDNQYIVTPDNGTLTHIKKHIGISEARIIDESRNRLPRSGESYTFHGRDVYAYTAARLASNVISFEEVGPSIDVGEIVELSKTIASIEKGVIIGNIDILDIRFGNLWTNIGRELFEESGIKYGESLEVTISNSTNQLYKNSMTFGRSFADSHLGEPLLFVNSLDKLGVAINQGSFAKAYDIGTGANWKVSIRRVPKRG
- a CDS encoding replication/maintenance protein RepL is translated as MDRNMEYHSETQTLLGKKSKTYINEETGEKIKAEQITKRAYGQKHFRKIYLMDFLQISGVLDSKQVDVFIYILENTEQANNIFIGSQRDIAKGCNVSLDTVSRIMKKLQENEFIKQVKRSVYQVSPDVMMKGNEHKKSLILNYYNDKTNDES
- a CDS encoding M20 metallopeptidase family protein, with the translated sequence MNDKIQQHLSQIEKEIIHIRRHLHQHPEISNHEVETSKLIQHKLAGFGIPFETGFAKTGVLGIIQGDKPGKTVALRADMDALPIQELNDHAYTSIHDNAMHACGHDAHTAMLLGAGYILSKMKEYIHGTVLLVFQPAEENSPIGGAKVMLDDGVFDTYKPDVIYGQHVWPNLPVGTMGIRDTKMMGATDRFKLVIRGKGGHASMPHQTSDSVVTAGHMITSLQTVVSRNVDPLEASVLTIAKIEGGSTHNVITDCVILEGSIRSYSSDVKKTLKERFHTIVDHTASMFEADVEIDYLDGYPATINTPEWAALARTSAQKVLGEDATPEVEPSLAGEDFSRFLQKYPGAFIWLGTQIENKEEQKALHNPRFQLNEDALPNGSAFFVQLALDTLEKLGEE
- a CDS encoding mannitol dehydrogenase family protein; the encoded protein is MSYSIIHVSGEALIQTYHFDRKEHQLYIDKIIKRFMNPHISDEVTRVGRGPIRKLGSRDRLIRPASLYIETTDKQPTYLAKTIAAVLEYKHEEDEEAVKLQEMIAEHGYEKTLQTVSGLDAGHLLTAVILNELEEIKGLKG
- a CDS encoding amidohydrolase, which gives rise to MPDKFVGKMVPTLTEWRRTFHQYPELGFMEYVTTYKLGRQLEELGFNVHIGKDVLKKESRLGLPSDAELRTQEEEALKHGVDATWLEKMRGGFTGLVATWDAEHDGDHVAFRYDIDALPINEAKDNQHIPYQDGFVSTNDNIMHACGHDGHMTIGLGVATFIAENHKDLKGRFTLLFQPAEEGGRGAKAMTENGWLDEVDYFYTGHIGISSLPIGTIAATIKGFLATTKLNANFSGVASHAGMKPELGKNALIAATTAATQLYTIPRHSDGISRVNVGKIVAGSGRNIIPDKGYLEIEVRGETKEINHYMLEEAKRIMEAAANMYDVTVDFEVVGGAEEINCNDDVVSIIKKGSNSYSYIKEVLPTINVAGSEDASFMINKVQDNGGKATYMLFGTKLDYPHHHRLFDFQEEVLAVALETYVAILKGGSSK
- a CDS encoding putative holin-like toxin, with the protein product MTTFEALSLVAQFGLVQIATITLIVTFVVYLNQKK
- a CDS encoding DUF1659 domain-containing protein; the protein is MATANMVNSTLRLIFSEGVDAISGKEVFKTKSFSNVKTAATADQLYAISILLEPLQQRLLFKIERNDSSELRQA